From Strix aluco isolate bStrAlu1 chromosome 37, bStrAlu1.hap1, whole genome shotgun sequence, a single genomic window includes:
- the BRD2 gene encoding bromodomain-containing protein 2 isoform X2 gives MLQNVNPQSKILGEGNAGLMGLATESTPGKRIRKPSLLYEGFESPTMASVPALQSPQVNPPPPEVSNPKKPGRITNQLQYLHKVVMKALWKHQFAWPFRQPVDAVKLGLPDYHKIIKQPMDMGTIKRRLENNYYWGAAECMQDFNTMFTNCYIYNKPTDDIVLMAQTLEKIFLQKVAQMPPEEQEIVVPVAKNSHKKGASRAAALLAGLTAAQQVPAVSSVSHTAVYTPSPDIPTTIVNIPHPSVISAPLLKSLHSTSSPAVLAAPAPTQPVAKKKGVKRKADTTTPTTTAIIATSGESSPSATLLEAKAAKIPARRESGRPIKPPKKDLPDSQQHQTSKKGKLSEQLKYCNGILKELLSKKHAAYAWPFYKPVDASALGLHDYHEIIKHPMDLSTIKRKMENRDYHDAQEFAADVRLMFSNCYKYNPPDHDVVAMARKLQDVFEFSYAKMPDEPQDSSPPSVSAPLAGALSKSSSEESSSDEDEDDEDDEDDDEDESSSESSSESEESSDSEEERANRLAELQEQGPVSKPKKKREKKKKKKSEKHKPRGGDEEARARQAQLRKAKKASGGGGGGGGSSKNSSKKAAKAALPPPPALYDSEEEEESKPMTYDEKRQLSLDINKLPGEKLGRVVHIIQSREPSLRDSNPEEIEIDFETLKPSTLRELERYVLSCLRKKPRKPYSETMKKPVGKTKEELALEKKRELEKRLQDVSGQLNSTKKPPKKANEKPESAQQVAVSRLSASSSSSDSSSSSSSSSSSDTSDSDSG, from the exons ATGTTGCAGAATGTGAATCCCCAGAGCAA gattctgGGGGAGGGCAATGCTGGGCTCATGGGCCTGGCGACGGAATCGACCCCCGGCAAGCGGATCCGCAAACCCTCGCTCCTCTACGAGGGCTTCGAGAGTCCCACCATGGCGTCAGTCCCGGCCCTGCAATCCCCCCAGGTGAACCCACCTCCCCCGGAGGTTTCCAATCCCAAGAAACCGGGTCGGATCACCAACCAACTGCAATATCTGCACAAAGTGGTGATGAAAGCTCTCTGGAAACATCAATTCGCTTGGCCTTTCCGTCAACCCGTCGACGCCGTCAAATTGGGCCTGCCG gaTTACCACAAAATCATCAAGCAGCCCATGGATATGGGGACAATCAAGCGCCGCTTGGAAAACAACTATTATTGGGGGGCTGCGGAGTGCATGCAGGACTTCAACACCATGTTCACCAACTGCTACATCTACAACAAG CCCACGGATGATATTGTGCTGATGGCCCAAACCTTGGAGAAGATTTTCCTGCAGAAGGTGGCTCAGATGCCTCCAGAAGAACAGGAGATCGTCGTGCCGGTGGCTAAGAACAGCCATAAGAAGGGAGCGTCCCGGGCAGCAG CTCTCCTGGCGGGACTTACGGCTGCTCAACAAGTGCCGGCTGTTTCCTCGGTGTCCCACACCGCCGTCTACACCCCCAGCCCCGACATCCCAACCACCATCGTCAACATTCCCCACCCTTCCGTCATCTCCGCGCCGCTCCTCAAGTCGCTGCACTCCACCTCCTCCCCGGCCGTCCTGGCTGCGCCCGCTCCCACCCAGCCCGTGGCCAAG AAAAAGGGCGTGAAGCGGAAAGCcgacaccaccacccccaccaccacgGCCATCATCGCCACCAGCGGAGAGTCCTCGCCCTCGGCCACGCTGCTGGAAGCCAAAGCGGCCAAAATCCCCGCCCGACGGGAGAGCGGCCGCCCCATCAAACCCCCCAAGAAAGATTTACCGGATTCGCAACAGCATCAAACCTCTAAAAAGGGCAAATTATCGGAACAGCTCAAATACTGCAACGGGATCCTCAAGGAGCTGCTTTCCAAGAAACACGCGGCCTACGCTTGGCCCTTCTACAAACCCGTCGACGCCTCGGCCCTGGGGCTGCACGACTACCACGAGATCATCAAGCACCCCATGGACCTCAGCACCATCAAG CGGAAGATGGAGAACCGGGACTACCACGACGCTCAAGAATTCGCCGCCGACGTCCGGTTAATGTTCTCCAACTGCTACAAATACAACCCCCCCGACCACGACGTGGTGGCTATGGCTCGTAAACTGCAG GACGTTTTCGAGTTCAGCTACGCCAAGATGCCGGATGAACCGCAGGACTCCAGCCCGCCCTCGGTGTCGGCTCCTCTTGCCGGTGCCCTCTCCAAATCCTCCTCCGAGGAATCTTCCAgcgatgaagatgaggatgatgaggacgacgaagacgacgacgaggACGAAAGCAGCAGCGAAAGCTCTTCGGAGAGCGAGGAGAGCTCCGACTCGGAGGAGGAACGCGCCAACCGCTTGGccgagctgcaggagcag GGCCCCGTTTCCAAACCTAAAAAGAAgcgagaaaagaaaaaaaagaagaaatctgaaaagCACAAACCTCGGGGAGGCGACGAGGAAGCCCGGGCGCGTCAGGCCCAGCTCCGTAAAGCCAAAAAagccagcggcggcggcgggggaggcggcggcagctCCAA GAATTCCTCGAAAAAAGCAGCGAAAGCGGCGCTGCCCCCTCCGCCGGCGCTTTACGATtccgaagaagaagaagagagcaaACCCATGACTTACGATGAAAAACGTCAACTCAGTTTAGACATCAACAAATTACCGGGTGAAAAATTAGGCCGGGTGGTTCACATCATCCAATCGCGGGAACCTTCCCTCCGCGATTCCAACCCCGAAGAGATCGAAATCGATTTCGAAACCCTCAAACCTTCCACGCTGCGGGAGCTGGAACGTTACGTCCTCTCCTGCTTGCGGAAAAAACCCCGCAAGCCCTACAGCGAAA ccaTGAAGAAGCCGGTggggaagacgaaagaggagctGGCGCTGGAGAAGAAGCGGGAGCTGGAGAAGCGGCTGCAAGACGTCAGCGGCCAACTCAACTCCACCAAGAAGCCCCCCAAGAAGG CCAACGAGAAACCGGAATCGGCTCAACAAGTGGCTGTTTCCCGCCTCAGCGCCTCCAGTTCCAGTTCGGATTCCAGTAGCTCCAGTTCCAGTTCCTCCTCTTCGGACACCAGCGATTCGGATTCGGGttag
- the BRD2 gene encoding bromodomain-containing protein 2 isoform X1, with protein MLQNVNPQSKILGEGNAGLMGLATESTPGKRIRKPSLLYEGFESPTMASVPALQSPQVNPPPPEVSNPKKPGRITNQLQYLHKVVMKALWKHQFAWPFRQPVDAVKLGLPDYHKIIKQPMDMGTIKRRLENNYYWGAAECMQDFNTMFTNCYIYNKPTDDIVLMAQTLEKIFLQKVAQMPPEEQEIVVPVAKNSHKKGASRAAALLAGLTAAQQVPAVSSVSHTAVYTPSPDIPTTIVNIPHPSVISAPLLKSLHSTSSPAVLAAPAPTQPVAKKKGVKRKADTTTPTTTAIIATSGESSPSATLLEAKAAKIPARRESGRPIKPPKKDLPDSQQHQTSKKGKLSEQLKYCNGILKELLSKKHAAYAWPFYKPVDASALGLHDYHEIIKHPMDLSTIKRKMENRDYHDAQEFAADVRLMFSNCYKYNPPDHDVVAMARKLQDVFEFSYAKMPDEPQDSSPPSVSAPLAGALSKSSSEESSSDEDEDDEDDEDDDEDESSSESSSESEESSDSEEERANRLAELQEQLRAVHEQLAALSQGPVSKPKKKREKKKKKKSEKHKPRGGDEEARARQAQLRKAKKASGGGGGGGGSSKNSSKKAAKAALPPPPALYDSEEEEESKPMTYDEKRQLSLDINKLPGEKLGRVVHIIQSREPSLRDSNPEEIEIDFETLKPSTLRELERYVLSCLRKKPRKPYSETMKKPVGKTKEELALEKKRELEKRLQDVSGQLNSTKKPPKKANEKPESAQQVAVSRLSASSSSSDSSSSSSSSSSSDTSDSDSG; from the exons ATGTTGCAGAATGTGAATCCCCAGAGCAA gattctgGGGGAGGGCAATGCTGGGCTCATGGGCCTGGCGACGGAATCGACCCCCGGCAAGCGGATCCGCAAACCCTCGCTCCTCTACGAGGGCTTCGAGAGTCCCACCATGGCGTCAGTCCCGGCCCTGCAATCCCCCCAGGTGAACCCACCTCCCCCGGAGGTTTCCAATCCCAAGAAACCGGGTCGGATCACCAACCAACTGCAATATCTGCACAAAGTGGTGATGAAAGCTCTCTGGAAACATCAATTCGCTTGGCCTTTCCGTCAACCCGTCGACGCCGTCAAATTGGGCCTGCCG gaTTACCACAAAATCATCAAGCAGCCCATGGATATGGGGACAATCAAGCGCCGCTTGGAAAACAACTATTATTGGGGGGCTGCGGAGTGCATGCAGGACTTCAACACCATGTTCACCAACTGCTACATCTACAACAAG CCCACGGATGATATTGTGCTGATGGCCCAAACCTTGGAGAAGATTTTCCTGCAGAAGGTGGCTCAGATGCCTCCAGAAGAACAGGAGATCGTCGTGCCGGTGGCTAAGAACAGCCATAAGAAGGGAGCGTCCCGGGCAGCAG CTCTCCTGGCGGGACTTACGGCTGCTCAACAAGTGCCGGCTGTTTCCTCGGTGTCCCACACCGCCGTCTACACCCCCAGCCCCGACATCCCAACCACCATCGTCAACATTCCCCACCCTTCCGTCATCTCCGCGCCGCTCCTCAAGTCGCTGCACTCCACCTCCTCCCCGGCCGTCCTGGCTGCGCCCGCTCCCACCCAGCCCGTGGCCAAG AAAAAGGGCGTGAAGCGGAAAGCcgacaccaccacccccaccaccacgGCCATCATCGCCACCAGCGGAGAGTCCTCGCCCTCGGCCACGCTGCTGGAAGCCAAAGCGGCCAAAATCCCCGCCCGACGGGAGAGCGGCCGCCCCATCAAACCCCCCAAGAAAGATTTACCGGATTCGCAACAGCATCAAACCTCTAAAAAGGGCAAATTATCGGAACAGCTCAAATACTGCAACGGGATCCTCAAGGAGCTGCTTTCCAAGAAACACGCGGCCTACGCTTGGCCCTTCTACAAACCCGTCGACGCCTCGGCCCTGGGGCTGCACGACTACCACGAGATCATCAAGCACCCCATGGACCTCAGCACCATCAAG CGGAAGATGGAGAACCGGGACTACCACGACGCTCAAGAATTCGCCGCCGACGTCCGGTTAATGTTCTCCAACTGCTACAAATACAACCCCCCCGACCACGACGTGGTGGCTATGGCTCGTAAACTGCAG GACGTTTTCGAGTTCAGCTACGCCAAGATGCCGGATGAACCGCAGGACTCCAGCCCGCCCTCGGTGTCGGCTCCTCTTGCCGGTGCCCTCTCCAAATCCTCCTCCGAGGAATCTTCCAgcgatgaagatgaggatgatgaggacgacgaagacgacgacgaggACGAAAGCAGCAGCGAAAGCTCTTCGGAGAGCGAGGAGAGCTCCGACTCGGAGGAGGAACGCGCCAACCGCTTGGccgagctgcaggagcag CTGCGGGCCGTGCACGAGCAGCTGGCTGCCCTCTCACAGGGCCCCGTTTCCAAACCTAAAAAGAAgcgagaaaagaaaaaaaagaagaaatctgaaaagCACAAACCTCGGGGAGGCGACGAGGAAGCCCGGGCGCGTCAGGCCCAGCTCCGTAAAGCCAAAAAagccagcggcggcggcgggggaggcggcggcagctCCAA GAATTCCTCGAAAAAAGCAGCGAAAGCGGCGCTGCCCCCTCCGCCGGCGCTTTACGATtccgaagaagaagaagagagcaaACCCATGACTTACGATGAAAAACGTCAACTCAGTTTAGACATCAACAAATTACCGGGTGAAAAATTAGGCCGGGTGGTTCACATCATCCAATCGCGGGAACCTTCCCTCCGCGATTCCAACCCCGAAGAGATCGAAATCGATTTCGAAACCCTCAAACCTTCCACGCTGCGGGAGCTGGAACGTTACGTCCTCTCCTGCTTGCGGAAAAAACCCCGCAAGCCCTACAGCGAAA ccaTGAAGAAGCCGGTggggaagacgaaagaggagctGGCGCTGGAGAAGAAGCGGGAGCTGGAGAAGCGGCTGCAAGACGTCAGCGGCCAACTCAACTCCACCAAGAAGCCCCCCAAGAAGG CCAACGAGAAACCGGAATCGGCTCAACAAGTGGCTGTTTCCCGCCTCAGCGCCTCCAGTTCCAGTTCGGATTCCAGTAGCTCCAGTTCCAGTTCCTCCTCTTCGGACACCAGCGATTCGGATTCGGGttag
- the BRD2 gene encoding bromodomain-containing protein 2 isoform X4 has protein sequence MDMGTIKRRLENNYYWGAAECMQDFNTMFTNCYIYNKPTDDIVLMAQTLEKIFLQKVAQMPPEEQEIVVPVAKNSHKKGASRAAALLAGLTAAQQVPAVSSVSHTAVYTPSPDIPTTIVNIPHPSVISAPLLKSLHSTSSPAVLAAPAPTQPVAKKKGVKRKADTTTPTTTAIIATSGESSPSATLLEAKAAKIPARRESGRPIKPPKKDLPDSQQHQTSKKGKLSEQLKYCNGILKELLSKKHAAYAWPFYKPVDASALGLHDYHEIIKHPMDLSTIKRKMENRDYHDAQEFAADVRLMFSNCYKYNPPDHDVVAMARKLQDVFEFSYAKMPDEPQDSSPPSVSAPLAGALSKSSSEESSSDEDEDDEDDEDDDEDESSSESSSESEESSDSEEERANRLAELQEQLRAVHEQLAALSQGPVSKPKKKREKKKKKKSEKHKPRGGDEEARARQAQLRKAKKASGGGGGGGGSSKNSSKKAAKAALPPPPALYDSEEEEESKPMTYDEKRQLSLDINKLPGEKLGRVVHIIQSREPSLRDSNPEEIEIDFETLKPSTLRELERYVLSCLRKKPRKPYSETMKKPVGKTKEELALEKKRELEKRLQDVSGQLNSTKKPPKKANEKPESAQQVAVSRLSASSSSSDSSSSSSSSSSSDTSDSDSG, from the exons ATGGATATGGGGACAATCAAGCGCCGCTTGGAAAACAACTATTATTGGGGGGCTGCGGAGTGCATGCAGGACTTCAACACCATGTTCACCAACTGCTACATCTACAACAAG CCCACGGATGATATTGTGCTGATGGCCCAAACCTTGGAGAAGATTTTCCTGCAGAAGGTGGCTCAGATGCCTCCAGAAGAACAGGAGATCGTCGTGCCGGTGGCTAAGAACAGCCATAAGAAGGGAGCGTCCCGGGCAGCAG CTCTCCTGGCGGGACTTACGGCTGCTCAACAAGTGCCGGCTGTTTCCTCGGTGTCCCACACCGCCGTCTACACCCCCAGCCCCGACATCCCAACCACCATCGTCAACATTCCCCACCCTTCCGTCATCTCCGCGCCGCTCCTCAAGTCGCTGCACTCCACCTCCTCCCCGGCCGTCCTGGCTGCGCCCGCTCCCACCCAGCCCGTGGCCAAG AAAAAGGGCGTGAAGCGGAAAGCcgacaccaccacccccaccaccacgGCCATCATCGCCACCAGCGGAGAGTCCTCGCCCTCGGCCACGCTGCTGGAAGCCAAAGCGGCCAAAATCCCCGCCCGACGGGAGAGCGGCCGCCCCATCAAACCCCCCAAGAAAGATTTACCGGATTCGCAACAGCATCAAACCTCTAAAAAGGGCAAATTATCGGAACAGCTCAAATACTGCAACGGGATCCTCAAGGAGCTGCTTTCCAAGAAACACGCGGCCTACGCTTGGCCCTTCTACAAACCCGTCGACGCCTCGGCCCTGGGGCTGCACGACTACCACGAGATCATCAAGCACCCCATGGACCTCAGCACCATCAAG CGGAAGATGGAGAACCGGGACTACCACGACGCTCAAGAATTCGCCGCCGACGTCCGGTTAATGTTCTCCAACTGCTACAAATACAACCCCCCCGACCACGACGTGGTGGCTATGGCTCGTAAACTGCAG GACGTTTTCGAGTTCAGCTACGCCAAGATGCCGGATGAACCGCAGGACTCCAGCCCGCCCTCGGTGTCGGCTCCTCTTGCCGGTGCCCTCTCCAAATCCTCCTCCGAGGAATCTTCCAgcgatgaagatgaggatgatgaggacgacgaagacgacgacgaggACGAAAGCAGCAGCGAAAGCTCTTCGGAGAGCGAGGAGAGCTCCGACTCGGAGGAGGAACGCGCCAACCGCTTGGccgagctgcaggagcag CTGCGGGCCGTGCACGAGCAGCTGGCTGCCCTCTCACAGGGCCCCGTTTCCAAACCTAAAAAGAAgcgagaaaagaaaaaaaagaagaaatctgaaaagCACAAACCTCGGGGAGGCGACGAGGAAGCCCGGGCGCGTCAGGCCCAGCTCCGTAAAGCCAAAAAagccagcggcggcggcgggggaggcggcggcagctCCAA GAATTCCTCGAAAAAAGCAGCGAAAGCGGCGCTGCCCCCTCCGCCGGCGCTTTACGATtccgaagaagaagaagagagcaaACCCATGACTTACGATGAAAAACGTCAACTCAGTTTAGACATCAACAAATTACCGGGTGAAAAATTAGGCCGGGTGGTTCACATCATCCAATCGCGGGAACCTTCCCTCCGCGATTCCAACCCCGAAGAGATCGAAATCGATTTCGAAACCCTCAAACCTTCCACGCTGCGGGAGCTGGAACGTTACGTCCTCTCCTGCTTGCGGAAAAAACCCCGCAAGCCCTACAGCGAAA ccaTGAAGAAGCCGGTggggaagacgaaagaggagctGGCGCTGGAGAAGAAGCGGGAGCTGGAGAAGCGGCTGCAAGACGTCAGCGGCCAACTCAACTCCACCAAGAAGCCCCCCAAGAAGG CCAACGAGAAACCGGAATCGGCTCAACAAGTGGCTGTTTCCCGCCTCAGCGCCTCCAGTTCCAGTTCGGATTCCAGTAGCTCCAGTTCCAGTTCCTCCTCTTCGGACACCAGCGATTCGGATTCGGGttag
- the BRD2 gene encoding bromodomain-containing protein 2 isoform X3, whose translation MNLEKTSCDPNIKRQPPRAPVAPKELKPGGNFHDYHKIIKQPMDMGTIKRRLENNYYWGAAECMQDFNTMFTNCYIYNKPTDDIVLMAQTLEKIFLQKVAQMPPEEQEIVVPVAKNSHKKGASRAAALLAGLTAAQQVPAVSSVSHTAVYTPSPDIPTTIVNIPHPSVISAPLLKSLHSTSSPAVLAAPAPTQPVAKKKGVKRKADTTTPTTTAIIATSGESSPSATLLEAKAAKIPARRESGRPIKPPKKDLPDSQQHQTSKKGKLSEQLKYCNGILKELLSKKHAAYAWPFYKPVDASALGLHDYHEIIKHPMDLSTIKRKMENRDYHDAQEFAADVRLMFSNCYKYNPPDHDVVAMARKLQDVFEFSYAKMPDEPQDSSPPSVSAPLAGALSKSSSEESSSDEDEDDEDDEDDDEDESSSESSSESEESSDSEEERANRLAELQEQLRAVHEQLAALSQGPVSKPKKKREKKKKKKSEKHKPRGGDEEARARQAQLRKAKKASGGGGGGGGSSKNSSKKAAKAALPPPPALYDSEEEEESKPMTYDEKRQLSLDINKLPGEKLGRVVHIIQSREPSLRDSNPEEIEIDFETLKPSTLRELERYVLSCLRKKPRKPYSETMKKPVGKTKEELALEKKRELEKRLQDVSGQLNSTKKPPKKANEKPESAQQVAVSRLSASSSSSDSSSSSSSSSSSDTSDSDSG comes from the exons ATGAATTTAGAGAAGACATCTTGTGACCCCAATATTAAACGCCAGCCCCCCCGTGCACCTGTGGCGCCCAAGGAGTTAAAGCCCGGAGGTAATTTCCAC gaTTACCACAAAATCATCAAGCAGCCCATGGATATGGGGACAATCAAGCGCCGCTTGGAAAACAACTATTATTGGGGGGCTGCGGAGTGCATGCAGGACTTCAACACCATGTTCACCAACTGCTACATCTACAACAAG CCCACGGATGATATTGTGCTGATGGCCCAAACCTTGGAGAAGATTTTCCTGCAGAAGGTGGCTCAGATGCCTCCAGAAGAACAGGAGATCGTCGTGCCGGTGGCTAAGAACAGCCATAAGAAGGGAGCGTCCCGGGCAGCAG CTCTCCTGGCGGGACTTACGGCTGCTCAACAAGTGCCGGCTGTTTCCTCGGTGTCCCACACCGCCGTCTACACCCCCAGCCCCGACATCCCAACCACCATCGTCAACATTCCCCACCCTTCCGTCATCTCCGCGCCGCTCCTCAAGTCGCTGCACTCCACCTCCTCCCCGGCCGTCCTGGCTGCGCCCGCTCCCACCCAGCCCGTGGCCAAG AAAAAGGGCGTGAAGCGGAAAGCcgacaccaccacccccaccaccacgGCCATCATCGCCACCAGCGGAGAGTCCTCGCCCTCGGCCACGCTGCTGGAAGCCAAAGCGGCCAAAATCCCCGCCCGACGGGAGAGCGGCCGCCCCATCAAACCCCCCAAGAAAGATTTACCGGATTCGCAACAGCATCAAACCTCTAAAAAGGGCAAATTATCGGAACAGCTCAAATACTGCAACGGGATCCTCAAGGAGCTGCTTTCCAAGAAACACGCGGCCTACGCTTGGCCCTTCTACAAACCCGTCGACGCCTCGGCCCTGGGGCTGCACGACTACCACGAGATCATCAAGCACCCCATGGACCTCAGCACCATCAAG CGGAAGATGGAGAACCGGGACTACCACGACGCTCAAGAATTCGCCGCCGACGTCCGGTTAATGTTCTCCAACTGCTACAAATACAACCCCCCCGACCACGACGTGGTGGCTATGGCTCGTAAACTGCAG GACGTTTTCGAGTTCAGCTACGCCAAGATGCCGGATGAACCGCAGGACTCCAGCCCGCCCTCGGTGTCGGCTCCTCTTGCCGGTGCCCTCTCCAAATCCTCCTCCGAGGAATCTTCCAgcgatgaagatgaggatgatgaggacgacgaagacgacgacgaggACGAAAGCAGCAGCGAAAGCTCTTCGGAGAGCGAGGAGAGCTCCGACTCGGAGGAGGAACGCGCCAACCGCTTGGccgagctgcaggagcag CTGCGGGCCGTGCACGAGCAGCTGGCTGCCCTCTCACAGGGCCCCGTTTCCAAACCTAAAAAGAAgcgagaaaagaaaaaaaagaagaaatctgaaaagCACAAACCTCGGGGAGGCGACGAGGAAGCCCGGGCGCGTCAGGCCCAGCTCCGTAAAGCCAAAAAagccagcggcggcggcgggggaggcggcggcagctCCAA GAATTCCTCGAAAAAAGCAGCGAAAGCGGCGCTGCCCCCTCCGCCGGCGCTTTACGATtccgaagaagaagaagagagcaaACCCATGACTTACGATGAAAAACGTCAACTCAGTTTAGACATCAACAAATTACCGGGTGAAAAATTAGGCCGGGTGGTTCACATCATCCAATCGCGGGAACCTTCCCTCCGCGATTCCAACCCCGAAGAGATCGAAATCGATTTCGAAACCCTCAAACCTTCCACGCTGCGGGAGCTGGAACGTTACGTCCTCTCCTGCTTGCGGAAAAAACCCCGCAAGCCCTACAGCGAAA ccaTGAAGAAGCCGGTggggaagacgaaagaggagctGGCGCTGGAGAAGAAGCGGGAGCTGGAGAAGCGGCTGCAAGACGTCAGCGGCCAACTCAACTCCACCAAGAAGCCCCCCAAGAAGG CCAACGAGAAACCGGAATCGGCTCAACAAGTGGCTGTTTCCCGCCTCAGCGCCTCCAGTTCCAGTTCGGATTCCAGTAGCTCCAGTTCCAGTTCCTCCTCTTCGGACACCAGCGATTCGGATTCGGGttag